One genomic segment of Arcobacter porcinus includes these proteins:
- a CDS encoding phosphoribosylglycinamide formyltransferase: MVKKIGILASYNGSGFETIQKAIESGILNAKVEVIITNNSNAGVLEKAKNYGVKSFVINQKLFPEDNIDLKIAQTLKEFDCDYIFLSGYMKKIEENMLKTFPNKIINTHPAILPSIYGGAGMYGNFVHQAVVKNGEKKSGVTIHYVNENYDEGEKILIKELKLSENETAETLEIKIKDLEKIAIVEAFKKVLA; encoded by the coding sequence ATGGTAAAAAAAATAGGAATTTTGGCATCTTATAATGGAAGTGGATTTGAAACAATTCAAAAAGCGATAGAATCTGGAATTTTAAATGCAAAAGTTGAAGTAATAATTACAAATAATAGTAATGCTGGAGTTTTAGAAAAAGCAAAAAATTATGGAGTAAAATCTTTTGTAATAAATCAAAAACTTTTTCCAGAAGATAATATTGATTTAAAAATTGCACAAACTCTAAAAGAGTTTGATTGTGATTATATATTTTTATCAGGTTATATGAAAAAAATAGAGGAAAATATGCTTAAAACTTTTCCAAATAAAATTATAAATACTCATCCTGCAATTTTACCTTCAATTTATGGTGGAGCTGGAATGTATGGAAATTTTGTTCATCAAGCTGTTGTAAAAAATGGTGAGAAAAAATCAGGTGTTACGATACACTATGTAAATGAGAATTATGATGAAGGTGAAAAAATACTAATAAAAGAGTTAAAATTAAGTGAAAATGAAACAGCTGAAACTTTAGAGATTAAAATAAAAGATTTAGAAAAGATTGCAATAGTTGAGGCATTTAAAAAAGTTTTAGCTTAA